The following are encoded together in the Rhinopithecus roxellana isolate Shanxi Qingling chromosome 5, ASM756505v1, whole genome shotgun sequence genome:
- the LOC104655950 gene encoding histone H3.3-like, with product MARTKQTARKSSGGKAPRKQLATKAARKSAPSTGGVKKPHRYRPGTVALREIRRYQKSTELLIRKLSFQRLVREIAQDFKTDLRFQSTAIGALQEASEAYLVGLLKTPTCVLSMPNVLTIMPKDIQLARRIRGERA from the coding sequence ATGGCTCGTACAAAGCAGACTGCCCGCAAATCGTCTGGTGGTAAAGCACCCAGGAAGCAACTGGCTACAAAAGCCGCTCGCAAGAGTGCGCCCTCTACTGGAGGGGTGAAGAAACCTCATCGCTACAGGCCTGGTACTGTGGCGCTTCGTGAAATTAGACGTTATCAGAAGTCCACTGAACTTCTGATTCGCAAACTTTCCTTCCAGCGTCTGGTGCGAGAAATTGCTCAGGACTTTAAAACAGATCTGCGCTTCCAGAGCACAGCTATCGGTGCTTTGCAGGAGGCAAGTGAGGCCTATCTGGTTGGCCTTTTGAAGACACCAACCTGTGTGCTATCCATGCCAAACGTGTTAACAATTATGCCAAAAGACATCCAGCTAGCACGCCGCATACGTGGAGAACGTGCTTAA